From a single Candidatus Micrarchaeota archaeon genomic region:
- a CDS encoding GTPase produces the protein MDMKKVRKVIIMGAAGRDFHNFNVLFRNNPNYKVVGFTAAQIPHIENRTYPKELAGPSYPKGIRIFPEDELKDLISKKKVDLCVLSYSDLSNQTVMEKAATVNSAGADFMLIAPSHTMLRSRKPVISVCAVRTGCGKSQTTRWVVQRIKRFGLKPVVVRHPMPYGDLKKQMVQRFADYEDLDKYNCTIEEREEYEQHIKDGTVVYAGVDYERILRSAEKEGDVIVWDGGNNDTPFFKPDLHIVVTDALRPDHERTYYPGLTNLMMADIVIINKENTAPKENIERIIKNVRRFNRHAKIVHADSVLKPDKKIKRGSRVIVIEDGPTLTHGGMPYGAGYVIAKRYGARIVDASRYAAGEIKDVYRTYPHLKNVLPAMGYSEKQIADLRTSILNAKPDAVIAGTPINLERLLKIDIPVVHVRYSLKPKNNLLTRVIKDAVTKCVTNV, from the coding sequence ATGGATATGAAAAAGGTAAGGAAGGTCATTATCATGGGTGCCGCAGGTAGGGATTTCCACAATTTCAACGTACTGTTCCGTAACAATCCCAACTATAAGGTAGTAGGGTTCACGGCTGCACAGATACCACATATCGAAAACCGAACATATCCGAAGGAACTTGCCGGTCCATCCTATCCCAAAGGTATACGGATCTTCCCGGAGGACGAACTGAAGGATCTGATCAGTAAGAAGAAGGTAGACCTGTGCGTGCTCTCGTATTCAGACCTGTCCAATCAAACAGTGATGGAGAAGGCTGCAACGGTTAATTCTGCGGGTGCGGATTTTATGCTAATCGCGCCGTCACACACGATGCTCAGATCACGTAAACCGGTGATCTCGGTGTGCGCCGTAAGAACCGGTTGCGGCAAATCACAGACGACACGATGGGTGGTCCAGCGGATCAAAAGGTTCGGGTTAAAACCCGTAGTCGTCAGACATCCCATGCCCTACGGCGACCTGAAGAAACAGATGGTCCAACGGTTTGCCGATTACGAAGACCTGGATAAGTACAACTGCACCATCGAAGAAAGGGAAGAGTACGAACAACATATTAAAGATGGAACGGTTGTGTATGCAGGGGTGGACTATGAAAGGATACTGAGGTCCGCTGAAAAAGAAGGTGATGTAATCGTATGGGACGGTGGTAACAACGATACTCCGTTCTTTAAACCTGACCTTCACATTGTAGTCACCGATGCTTTAAGACCGGATCACGAAAGAACCTATTATCCGGGATTAACCAACCTGATGATGGCGGACATAGTAATCATCAACAAAGAGAACACCGCACCCAAAGAGAATATAGAACGGATCATCAAAAACGTCAGACGGTTCAACAGGCATGCTAAAATAGTTCATGCCGACTCGGTTCTGAAACCCGACAAGAAGATAAAACGAGGTTCGAGAGTTATAGTGATCGAAGACGGACCCACGCTGACCCACGGCGGTATGCCGTACGGTGCCGGATACGTGATCGCTAAAAGATACGGTGCCAGAATTGTCGATGCATCAAGGTACGCCGCCGGTGAGATCAAAGATGTCTACAGAACCTACCCCCATCTGAAGAACGTGTTACCTGCCATGGGTTACTCGGAAAAACAGATCGCAGACCTCAGAACGAGCATACTTAATGCCAAACCAGATGCGGTGATCGCAGGTACTCCGATCAATCTTGAACGTCTTCTGAAAATAGACATCCCTGTTGTTCACGTTCGCTATTCACTGAAACCTAAGAACAATCTGTTAACCCGTGTAATCAAGGATGCAGTGACAAAGTGCGTGACTAATGTTTGA